From a region of the Opisthocomus hoazin isolate bOpiHoa1 chromosome 21, bOpiHoa1.hap1, whole genome shotgun sequence genome:
- the MYCBPAP gene encoding MYCBP-associated protein isoform X2 → MASSRGAGQRDAALEPGPARRDPRPAAPPDKKEKIGELSASAAAEEPEPVPCVLQGADIQLHVPHPPPGAARTSVRKKRLLRKYQPKETKAVAHHLAAPAASPKAPREPLAFSGPGPFDGCEKILPHHILGSLQEFKMEALARGNTQLADLIEASYQHVTPAPLKGQRGGEKKKTVHQTPVAEHKALQNWQRNMAIRKKQQKYLGDILQRPENELLMSVSEDYRQIQEERDLIDRSLPALLPGKGYQRGSEFWSQPDRIGDELTGLTTTLTQRERGSPEPVTHVGKPHTVQVEMGLKPPKSIPFRQTWDKSLFLKHRRQELKSVLEELDFHKPDLDGLEVVGKGQPFTSVSTEPFPRSTTSEESETLSGSLSDRTEVVPEVVRGPSLDFCGQPARWIDCPTSRRDEIGIAARLTFEALAGEIAESLLTVSNDGTTAIWYSWMRLPQRIPSRETVWELIQRFYFDTRPGVILPGETRKFVFLFKSERAGIYSESWEFRTHPVLLGGALLQVTLWGIAVCEDKLADVREKLERDLAARVAAAVVEETLKELAVQIRTPERAPSPADACVTEEELFHRMNPKLHYQPQVVKQLHELWRQHMTAPSASEKEVPSGQKSTAEDVQYQKRTSEALPAGSSSAEVPGWKNRLGEARSQLMTMEEEEPGSSGWNLSLDDFKQAIKSIPKEEQREAALAQLNKAALELCVKQRPTKSSNLLYFVCLQLWRETIDGLVSHSMRLRSILRLSEKDTYADVPEKTVEVKQPIKGGKEDRITTRKDEEKLFVGKGKEGKPRTTKTAEKEKEEGPSSRKLKDEKKLRSPTSSQEVKEGAQPVAAVAPQEQVDPVLYGTYREKLYVEVYGLLCSMVSRMVSLLEDLK, encoded by the exons ATGGCGTCGAGTCGCGGAGCCGGGCAGCGGGACGCGGCGctggagcccggcccggcccggcgggacccccggcccgccgcccccccgg ACAAGAAGGAAAAGATAGGTGAACTGTCCGCCTCGGCAGCTGCGGAAGAGCCCGAGCCCGTTCCGTGTGTTCTGCAAGGAGCTGACATCCAG ctCCATGTTCCACACCCTCCCCCTGGCGCTGCGAGAACTTCAGTTAGGAAGAAACGACTCCTTCGAAAATACCAGCCCAAAGAGACGAAGGCGGTCGCCCATCACCtcgcagcgcctgctgcttccCCAAAGGCACCCAGGGAGCCGCTGGCTTTTTCTG GACCAGGACCATTTGATGGCTGTGAAAAGATTCTCCCCCATCACATTTTGGGAAGTCTCCAGGAGTTCAAGATGGAAGCCTTGGCCAGAGGAAACACTCAG TTAGCAGATCTTATTGAGGCTTCTTATCAACATGTTACTCCAGCACCTTTAAAAGGGCAACGTggaggagagaagaagaaaacgGTTCATCAGACCCCGGTAGCAGAGCACAAAGCTCTCCAGAACTGGCAGCGTAATATGGCAatcaggaaaaagcagcagaaatatttaggaG ACATTCTTCAGAGGCCAGAGAATGAATTGCTGATGAGCGTCTCGGAGGATTACAGGCAAATCCAGGAAGAACGTGACCTCATTGACCGGAGTCTCCCTGCCCTGCTTCCTGGAAAG GGCTACCAAAGAGGAAGCGAGTTCTGGAGCCAGCCTGACCGTATTGGAGATGAACTCACTGGCCTGACGACGACACTGACGCAGAGGGAGCGTGGCTCCCCAGAGCCAGTCACTCATGTGGGGAAACCCCACACTGTCCAAGTGGAAATGG GTCTGAAGCCTCCAAAGAGTATCCCTTTCCGTCAAACCTGGGACAAGAGTCTTTTCCTGAAACATCGGCGGCAGGAGCTAAAATCTGTCCTAGAGGAGCTGGATTTTCATAAGCCG GATCTGGATGGACTGGAGGTGGTCGGTAAAGGGCAGCCTTTCACATCTGTCTCAACAGAGCCTTTTCCACGTTCCACCACTTCTGAGGAGTCTGAGACCCT cagTGGCAGCTTAAGTGACCGTACCGAGGTGGTTCCAGAGGTGGTACGGGGTCCGTCTTTGGATTTCTGTGGCCAGCCTGCTCGTTGGATCGACTGCCCCACTTCTCGCAGG GATGAAATTGGTATTGCTGCCCGGCTCACCTTTGAGGCTTTGGCTGGTGAGATAGCTGAAAGCCTGCTGACAGTGAGCAATGATGGCACAACTGCCATCTGGTACAGCTGGATGAGGCTTCCCCAGCGGATTCCCTCCAGAGAAACCGTGTGGGAGCTGATTCAGCGTTTTTACTTTGATACCAGACCAG GTGTGATTTTGCCTGGAGAAACTAGGAAGTTTGTCTTTCTTTTCAAGTCCGAGAGAGCAGGCATTTACAGCGAGTCCTGGGAATTTAGGACACATCCTGTGTTATtaggaggagctctgctgcaggtgaccctttGGGGAATTGCTGTGTGTGAGGATAAATTGGCTGACGTCAGAGAGAAACTGGAG AGAGACCTGGCTGCTCGGGTAGCTGCTGCTGTGGTAGAAGAGACACTGAAAGAACTCGCTGTCCAAATTCGGACCCCAGAACGCGCTCCGTCTCCGGCGGATGCCTGTGTCACGGAGGAAGAGCTGTTCCACCGGATGAATCCCAAG TTGCATTATCAGCCTCAAGTGGTAAAGCAGCTGCATGAACTGTGGAGACAGCACATGACTGCTCCTTCAGCCTCAGAGAAGGAAGTGCCCTCGGGCCAGAAGAGCACTGCGGAAGATGTGCAGTACCAGAAGAGGACCTCGGAGGCTctccctgctgggagcagctctgcagaggtccCAGGTTGGAAGAACAGGCTCGGAGAGGCTCGGAGTCAACTGATGACCATGGAGGAGGAAGAACCAGGCTCCTCAGGATGGAACCTCTCCCTCGATGACTTTAAGCAG GCTATAAAGTCGATCCCCAAGGAGGAGCAGCGAGAAGCAGCACTGGCCCAGCTCAACAAGGCAGCGCTGGAGCTGTGTGTTAAACAGAGGCCAACTAAGTCATCAAACCTTTTGTATTTTGTCTG TCTCCAGCTGTGGCGTGAAACAATTGATGGTCTGGTGAGTCACTCTATGAGGCTGAGATCCATACTTCGCTTGTCTGAGAAGGACACCTATGCAGATGTTCCAGAGAAAACAG TGGAAGTAAAGCAACCtataaaaggaggaaaggaagacagAATAACCACtagaaaagatgaggaaaagtTGTTTGTTGGGAAGGGTAAAGAAGGCAAACCAAGAACAACAAAGACAgcggagaaggagaaagag
- the MYCBPAP gene encoding MYCBP-associated protein isoform X5, with protein sequence MASSRGAGQRDAALEPGPARRDPRPAAPPDKKEKIGELSASAAAEEPEPVPCVLQGADIQVLAIKVEDLEKLHVPHPPPGAARTSVRKKRLLRKYQPKETKAVAHHLAAPAASPKAPREPLAFSGPGPFDGCEKILPHHILGSLQEFKMEALARGNTQLADLIEASYQHVTPAPLKGQRGGEKKKTVHQTPVAEHKALQNWQRNMAIRKKQQKYLGDILQRPENELLMSVSEDYRQIQEERDLIDRSLPALLPGKGYQRGSEFWSQPDRIGDELTGLTTTLTQRERGSPEPVTHVGKPHTVQVEMGLKPPKSIPFRQTWDKSLFLKHRRQELKSVLEELDFHKPDLDGLEVVGKGQPFTSVSTEPFPRSTTSEESETLGSLSDRTEVVPEVVRGPSLDFCGQPARWIDCPTSRRDEIGIAARLTFEALAGEIAESLLTVSNDGTTAIWYSWMRLPQRIPSRETVWELIQRFYFDTRPGVILPGETRKFVFLFKSERAGIYSESWEFRTHPVLLGGALLQVTLWGIAVCEDKLADVREKLERDLAARVAAAVVEETLKELAVQIRTPERAPSPADACVTEEELFHRMNPKLHYQPQVVKQLHELWRQHMTAPSASEKEVPSGQKSTAEDVQYQKRTSEALPAGSSSAEVPGWKNRLGEARSQLMTMEEEEPGSSGWNLSLDDFKQAIKSIPKEEQREAALAQLNKAALELCVKQRPTKSSNLLYFVCLQLWRETIDGLVSHSMRLRSILRLSEKDTYADVPEKTVEVKQPIKGGKEDRITTRKDEEKLFVGKGKEGKPRTTKTAEKEKEEGPSSRKLKDEKKLRSPTSSQEVKEGAQPVAAVAPQEQVDPVLYGTYREKLYVEVYGLLCSMVSRMVSLLEDLK encoded by the exons ATGGCGTCGAGTCGCGGAGCCGGGCAGCGGGACGCGGCGctggagcccggcccggcccggcgggacccccggcccgccgcccccccgg ACAAGAAGGAAAAGATAGGTGAACTGTCCGCCTCGGCAGCTGCGGAAGAGCCCGAGCCCGTTCCGTGTGTTCTGCAAGGAGCTGACATCCAGGTACTTGCAATTAAGGTGGAGGACCTGGAGAAA ctCCATGTTCCACACCCTCCCCCTGGCGCTGCGAGAACTTCAGTTAGGAAGAAACGACTCCTTCGAAAATACCAGCCCAAAGAGACGAAGGCGGTCGCCCATCACCtcgcagcgcctgctgcttccCCAAAGGCACCCAGGGAGCCGCTGGCTTTTTCTG GACCAGGACCATTTGATGGCTGTGAAAAGATTCTCCCCCATCACATTTTGGGAAGTCTCCAGGAGTTCAAGATGGAAGCCTTGGCCAGAGGAAACACTCAG TTAGCAGATCTTATTGAGGCTTCTTATCAACATGTTACTCCAGCACCTTTAAAAGGGCAACGTggaggagagaagaagaaaacgGTTCATCAGACCCCGGTAGCAGAGCACAAAGCTCTCCAGAACTGGCAGCGTAATATGGCAatcaggaaaaagcagcagaaatatttaggaG ACATTCTTCAGAGGCCAGAGAATGAATTGCTGATGAGCGTCTCGGAGGATTACAGGCAAATCCAGGAAGAACGTGACCTCATTGACCGGAGTCTCCCTGCCCTGCTTCCTGGAAAG GGCTACCAAAGAGGAAGCGAGTTCTGGAGCCAGCCTGACCGTATTGGAGATGAACTCACTGGCCTGACGACGACACTGACGCAGAGGGAGCGTGGCTCCCCAGAGCCAGTCACTCATGTGGGGAAACCCCACACTGTCCAAGTGGAAATGG GTCTGAAGCCTCCAAAGAGTATCCCTTTCCGTCAAACCTGGGACAAGAGTCTTTTCCTGAAACATCGGCGGCAGGAGCTAAAATCTGTCCTAGAGGAGCTGGATTTTCATAAGCCG GATCTGGATGGACTGGAGGTGGTCGGTAAAGGGCAGCCTTTCACATCTGTCTCAACAGAGCCTTTTCCACGTTCCACCACTTCTGAGGAGTCTGAGACCCT TGGCAGCTTAAGTGACCGTACCGAGGTGGTTCCAGAGGTGGTACGGGGTCCGTCTTTGGATTTCTGTGGCCAGCCTGCTCGTTGGATCGACTGCCCCACTTCTCGCAGG GATGAAATTGGTATTGCTGCCCGGCTCACCTTTGAGGCTTTGGCTGGTGAGATAGCTGAAAGCCTGCTGACAGTGAGCAATGATGGCACAACTGCCATCTGGTACAGCTGGATGAGGCTTCCCCAGCGGATTCCCTCCAGAGAAACCGTGTGGGAGCTGATTCAGCGTTTTTACTTTGATACCAGACCAG GTGTGATTTTGCCTGGAGAAACTAGGAAGTTTGTCTTTCTTTTCAAGTCCGAGAGAGCAGGCATTTACAGCGAGTCCTGGGAATTTAGGACACATCCTGTGTTATtaggaggagctctgctgcaggtgaccctttGGGGAATTGCTGTGTGTGAGGATAAATTGGCTGACGTCAGAGAGAAACTGGAG AGAGACCTGGCTGCTCGGGTAGCTGCTGCTGTGGTAGAAGAGACACTGAAAGAACTCGCTGTCCAAATTCGGACCCCAGAACGCGCTCCGTCTCCGGCGGATGCCTGTGTCACGGAGGAAGAGCTGTTCCACCGGATGAATCCCAAG TTGCATTATCAGCCTCAAGTGGTAAAGCAGCTGCATGAACTGTGGAGACAGCACATGACTGCTCCTTCAGCCTCAGAGAAGGAAGTGCCCTCGGGCCAGAAGAGCACTGCGGAAGATGTGCAGTACCAGAAGAGGACCTCGGAGGCTctccctgctgggagcagctctgcagaggtccCAGGTTGGAAGAACAGGCTCGGAGAGGCTCGGAGTCAACTGATGACCATGGAGGAGGAAGAACCAGGCTCCTCAGGATGGAACCTCTCCCTCGATGACTTTAAGCAG GCTATAAAGTCGATCCCCAAGGAGGAGCAGCGAGAAGCAGCACTGGCCCAGCTCAACAAGGCAGCGCTGGAGCTGTGTGTTAAACAGAGGCCAACTAAGTCATCAAACCTTTTGTATTTTGTCTG TCTCCAGCTGTGGCGTGAAACAATTGATGGTCTGGTGAGTCACTCTATGAGGCTGAGATCCATACTTCGCTTGTCTGAGAAGGACACCTATGCAGATGTTCCAGAGAAAACAG TGGAAGTAAAGCAACCtataaaaggaggaaaggaagacagAATAACCACtagaaaagatgaggaaaagtTGTTTGTTGGGAAGGGTAAAGAAGGCAAACCAAGAACAACAAAGACAgcggagaaggagaaagag
- the MYCBPAP gene encoding MYCBP-associated protein isoform X3 produces MASSRGAGQRDAALEPGPARRDPRPAAPPDKKEKIGELSASAAAEEPEPVPCVLQGADIQLHVPHPPPGAARTSVRKKRLLRKYQPKETKAVAHHLAAPAASPKAPREPLAFSGPGPFDGCEKILPHHILGSLQEFKMEALARGNTQLADLIEASYQHVTPAPLKGQRGGEKKKTVHQTPVAEHKALQNWQRNMAIRKKQQKYLGDILQRPENELLMSVSEDYRQIQEERDLIDRSLPALLPGKGYQRGSEFWSQPDRIGDELTGLTTTLTQRERGSPEPVTHVGKPHTVQVEMGLKPPKSIPFRQTWDKSLFLKHRRQELKSVLEELDFHKPDLDGLEVVGKGQPFTSVSTEPFPRSTTSEESETLGSLSDRTEVVPEVVRGPSLDFCGQPARWIDCPTSRRDEIGIAARLTFEALAGEIAESLLTVSNDGTTAIWYSWMRLPQRIPSRETVWELIQRFYFDTRPGVILPGETRKFVFLFKSERAGIYSESWEFRTHPVLLGGALLQVTLWGIAVCEDKLADVREKLERDLAARVAAAVVEETLKELAVQIRTPERAPSPADACVTEEELFHRMNPKLHYQPQVVKQLHELWRQHMTAPSASEKEVPSGQKSTAEDVQYQKRTSEALPAGSSSAEVPGWKNRLGEARSQLMTMEEEEPGSSGWNLSLDDFKQAIKSIPKEEQREAALAQLNKAALELCVKQRPTKSSNLLYFVCLQLWRETIDGLVSHSMRLRSILRLSEKDTYADVPEKTVEVKQPIKGGKEDRITTRKDEEKLFVGKGKEGKPRTTKTAEKEKEEGPSSRKLKDEKKLRSPTSSQEVKEGAQPVAAVAPQEQVDPVLYGTYREKLYVEVSVTQASVFVSCFCSLLVSLH; encoded by the exons ATGGCGTCGAGTCGCGGAGCCGGGCAGCGGGACGCGGCGctggagcccggcccggcccggcgggacccccggcccgccgcccccccgg ACAAGAAGGAAAAGATAGGTGAACTGTCCGCCTCGGCAGCTGCGGAAGAGCCCGAGCCCGTTCCGTGTGTTCTGCAAGGAGCTGACATCCAG ctCCATGTTCCACACCCTCCCCCTGGCGCTGCGAGAACTTCAGTTAGGAAGAAACGACTCCTTCGAAAATACCAGCCCAAAGAGACGAAGGCGGTCGCCCATCACCtcgcagcgcctgctgcttccCCAAAGGCACCCAGGGAGCCGCTGGCTTTTTCTG GACCAGGACCATTTGATGGCTGTGAAAAGATTCTCCCCCATCACATTTTGGGAAGTCTCCAGGAGTTCAAGATGGAAGCCTTGGCCAGAGGAAACACTCAG TTAGCAGATCTTATTGAGGCTTCTTATCAACATGTTACTCCAGCACCTTTAAAAGGGCAACGTggaggagagaagaagaaaacgGTTCATCAGACCCCGGTAGCAGAGCACAAAGCTCTCCAGAACTGGCAGCGTAATATGGCAatcaggaaaaagcagcagaaatatttaggaG ACATTCTTCAGAGGCCAGAGAATGAATTGCTGATGAGCGTCTCGGAGGATTACAGGCAAATCCAGGAAGAACGTGACCTCATTGACCGGAGTCTCCCTGCCCTGCTTCCTGGAAAG GGCTACCAAAGAGGAAGCGAGTTCTGGAGCCAGCCTGACCGTATTGGAGATGAACTCACTGGCCTGACGACGACACTGACGCAGAGGGAGCGTGGCTCCCCAGAGCCAGTCACTCATGTGGGGAAACCCCACACTGTCCAAGTGGAAATGG GTCTGAAGCCTCCAAAGAGTATCCCTTTCCGTCAAACCTGGGACAAGAGTCTTTTCCTGAAACATCGGCGGCAGGAGCTAAAATCTGTCCTAGAGGAGCTGGATTTTCATAAGCCG GATCTGGATGGACTGGAGGTGGTCGGTAAAGGGCAGCCTTTCACATCTGTCTCAACAGAGCCTTTTCCACGTTCCACCACTTCTGAGGAGTCTGAGACCCT TGGCAGCTTAAGTGACCGTACCGAGGTGGTTCCAGAGGTGGTACGGGGTCCGTCTTTGGATTTCTGTGGCCAGCCTGCTCGTTGGATCGACTGCCCCACTTCTCGCAGG GATGAAATTGGTATTGCTGCCCGGCTCACCTTTGAGGCTTTGGCTGGTGAGATAGCTGAAAGCCTGCTGACAGTGAGCAATGATGGCACAACTGCCATCTGGTACAGCTGGATGAGGCTTCCCCAGCGGATTCCCTCCAGAGAAACCGTGTGGGAGCTGATTCAGCGTTTTTACTTTGATACCAGACCAG GTGTGATTTTGCCTGGAGAAACTAGGAAGTTTGTCTTTCTTTTCAAGTCCGAGAGAGCAGGCATTTACAGCGAGTCCTGGGAATTTAGGACACATCCTGTGTTATtaggaggagctctgctgcaggtgaccctttGGGGAATTGCTGTGTGTGAGGATAAATTGGCTGACGTCAGAGAGAAACTGGAG AGAGACCTGGCTGCTCGGGTAGCTGCTGCTGTGGTAGAAGAGACACTGAAAGAACTCGCTGTCCAAATTCGGACCCCAGAACGCGCTCCGTCTCCGGCGGATGCCTGTGTCACGGAGGAAGAGCTGTTCCACCGGATGAATCCCAAG TTGCATTATCAGCCTCAAGTGGTAAAGCAGCTGCATGAACTGTGGAGACAGCACATGACTGCTCCTTCAGCCTCAGAGAAGGAAGTGCCCTCGGGCCAGAAGAGCACTGCGGAAGATGTGCAGTACCAGAAGAGGACCTCGGAGGCTctccctgctgggagcagctctgcagaggtccCAGGTTGGAAGAACAGGCTCGGAGAGGCTCGGAGTCAACTGATGACCATGGAGGAGGAAGAACCAGGCTCCTCAGGATGGAACCTCTCCCTCGATGACTTTAAGCAG GCTATAAAGTCGATCCCCAAGGAGGAGCAGCGAGAAGCAGCACTGGCCCAGCTCAACAAGGCAGCGCTGGAGCTGTGTGTTAAACAGAGGCCAACTAAGTCATCAAACCTTTTGTATTTTGTCTG TCTCCAGCTGTGGCGTGAAACAATTGATGGTCTGGTGAGTCACTCTATGAGGCTGAGATCCATACTTCGCTTGTCTGAGAAGGACACCTATGCAGATGTTCCAGAGAAAACAG TGGAAGTAAAGCAACCtataaaaggaggaaaggaagacagAATAACCACtagaaaagatgaggaaaagtTGTTTGTTGGGAAGGGTAAAGAAGGCAAACCAAGAACAACAAAGACAgcggagaaggagaaagag
- the MYCBPAP gene encoding MYCBP-associated protein isoform X1: protein MASSRGAGQRDAALEPGPARRDPRPAAPPDKKEKIGELSASAAAEEPEPVPCVLQGADIQLHVPHPPPGAARTSVRKKRLLRKYQPKETKAVAHHLAAPAASPKAPREPLAFSGPGPFDGCEKILPHHILGSLQEFKMEALARGNTQLADLIEASYQHVTPAPLKGQRGGEKKKTVHQTPVAEHKALQNWQRNMAIRKKQQKYLGDILQRPENELLMSVSEDYRQIQEERDLIDRSLPALLPGKGYQRGSEFWSQPDRIGDELTGLTTTLTQRERGSPEPVTHVGKPHTVQVEMGLKPPKSIPFRQTWDKSLFLKHRRQELKSVLEELDFHKPDLDGLEVVGKGQPFTSVSTEPFPRSTTSEESETLSGSLSDRTEVVPEVVRGPSLDFCGQPARWIDCPTSRRDEIGIAARLTFEALAGEIAESLLTVSNDGTTAIWYSWMRLPQRIPSRETVWELIQRFYFDTRPGVILPGETRKFVFLFKSERAGIYSESWEFRTHPVLLGGALLQVTLWGIAVCEDKLADVREKLERDLAARVAAAVVEETLKELAVQIRTPERAPSPADACVTEEELFHRMNPKLHYQPQVVKQLHELWRQHMTAPSASEKEVPSGQKSTAEDVQYQKRTSEALPAGSSSAEVPGWKNRLGEARSQLMTMEEEEPGSSGWNLSLDDFKQAIKSIPKEEQREAALAQLNKAALELCVKQRPTKSSNLLYFVCLQLWRETIDGLVSHSMRLRSILRLSEKDTYADVPEKTVEVKQPIKGGKEDRITTRKDEEKLFVGKGKEGKPRTTKTAEKEKEEGPSSRKLKDEKKLRSPTSSQEVKEGAQPVAAVAPQEQVDPVLYGTYREKLYVEVSVTQASVFVSCFCSLLVSLH from the exons ATGGCGTCGAGTCGCGGAGCCGGGCAGCGGGACGCGGCGctggagcccggcccggcccggcgggacccccggcccgccgcccccccgg ACAAGAAGGAAAAGATAGGTGAACTGTCCGCCTCGGCAGCTGCGGAAGAGCCCGAGCCCGTTCCGTGTGTTCTGCAAGGAGCTGACATCCAG ctCCATGTTCCACACCCTCCCCCTGGCGCTGCGAGAACTTCAGTTAGGAAGAAACGACTCCTTCGAAAATACCAGCCCAAAGAGACGAAGGCGGTCGCCCATCACCtcgcagcgcctgctgcttccCCAAAGGCACCCAGGGAGCCGCTGGCTTTTTCTG GACCAGGACCATTTGATGGCTGTGAAAAGATTCTCCCCCATCACATTTTGGGAAGTCTCCAGGAGTTCAAGATGGAAGCCTTGGCCAGAGGAAACACTCAG TTAGCAGATCTTATTGAGGCTTCTTATCAACATGTTACTCCAGCACCTTTAAAAGGGCAACGTggaggagagaagaagaaaacgGTTCATCAGACCCCGGTAGCAGAGCACAAAGCTCTCCAGAACTGGCAGCGTAATATGGCAatcaggaaaaagcagcagaaatatttaggaG ACATTCTTCAGAGGCCAGAGAATGAATTGCTGATGAGCGTCTCGGAGGATTACAGGCAAATCCAGGAAGAACGTGACCTCATTGACCGGAGTCTCCCTGCCCTGCTTCCTGGAAAG GGCTACCAAAGAGGAAGCGAGTTCTGGAGCCAGCCTGACCGTATTGGAGATGAACTCACTGGCCTGACGACGACACTGACGCAGAGGGAGCGTGGCTCCCCAGAGCCAGTCACTCATGTGGGGAAACCCCACACTGTCCAAGTGGAAATGG GTCTGAAGCCTCCAAAGAGTATCCCTTTCCGTCAAACCTGGGACAAGAGTCTTTTCCTGAAACATCGGCGGCAGGAGCTAAAATCTGTCCTAGAGGAGCTGGATTTTCATAAGCCG GATCTGGATGGACTGGAGGTGGTCGGTAAAGGGCAGCCTTTCACATCTGTCTCAACAGAGCCTTTTCCACGTTCCACCACTTCTGAGGAGTCTGAGACCCT cagTGGCAGCTTAAGTGACCGTACCGAGGTGGTTCCAGAGGTGGTACGGGGTCCGTCTTTGGATTTCTGTGGCCAGCCTGCTCGTTGGATCGACTGCCCCACTTCTCGCAGG GATGAAATTGGTATTGCTGCCCGGCTCACCTTTGAGGCTTTGGCTGGTGAGATAGCTGAAAGCCTGCTGACAGTGAGCAATGATGGCACAACTGCCATCTGGTACAGCTGGATGAGGCTTCCCCAGCGGATTCCCTCCAGAGAAACCGTGTGGGAGCTGATTCAGCGTTTTTACTTTGATACCAGACCAG GTGTGATTTTGCCTGGAGAAACTAGGAAGTTTGTCTTTCTTTTCAAGTCCGAGAGAGCAGGCATTTACAGCGAGTCCTGGGAATTTAGGACACATCCTGTGTTATtaggaggagctctgctgcaggtgaccctttGGGGAATTGCTGTGTGTGAGGATAAATTGGCTGACGTCAGAGAGAAACTGGAG AGAGACCTGGCTGCTCGGGTAGCTGCTGCTGTGGTAGAAGAGACACTGAAAGAACTCGCTGTCCAAATTCGGACCCCAGAACGCGCTCCGTCTCCGGCGGATGCCTGTGTCACGGAGGAAGAGCTGTTCCACCGGATGAATCCCAAG TTGCATTATCAGCCTCAAGTGGTAAAGCAGCTGCATGAACTGTGGAGACAGCACATGACTGCTCCTTCAGCCTCAGAGAAGGAAGTGCCCTCGGGCCAGAAGAGCACTGCGGAAGATGTGCAGTACCAGAAGAGGACCTCGGAGGCTctccctgctgggagcagctctgcagaggtccCAGGTTGGAAGAACAGGCTCGGAGAGGCTCGGAGTCAACTGATGACCATGGAGGAGGAAGAACCAGGCTCCTCAGGATGGAACCTCTCCCTCGATGACTTTAAGCAG GCTATAAAGTCGATCCCCAAGGAGGAGCAGCGAGAAGCAGCACTGGCCCAGCTCAACAAGGCAGCGCTGGAGCTGTGTGTTAAACAGAGGCCAACTAAGTCATCAAACCTTTTGTATTTTGTCTG TCTCCAGCTGTGGCGTGAAACAATTGATGGTCTGGTGAGTCACTCTATGAGGCTGAGATCCATACTTCGCTTGTCTGAGAAGGACACCTATGCAGATGTTCCAGAGAAAACAG TGGAAGTAAAGCAACCtataaaaggaggaaaggaagacagAATAACCACtagaaaagatgaggaaaagtTGTTTGTTGGGAAGGGTAAAGAAGGCAAACCAAGAACAACAAAGACAgcggagaaggagaaagag